The Rhopalosiphum maidis isolate BTI-1 chromosome 1, ASM367621v3, whole genome shotgun sequence genome has a segment encoding these proteins:
- the LOC113558777 gene encoding uncharacterized protein LOC113558777 isoform X1, whose amino-acid sequence MARCSTLAVAIIALALCLHTILAYPTSIERVSGDNNYLPLRNSPSRDLDRFIEKFCDDGDNECKIPSDMIAAAVGVTLDRLNGGHAMMTKRSSLDRLNRGHVLVAKRGSLDRLNSGHVMVAKRDSLDRLNGGHVMVAKRDSLDRLNGGHVMAAKRDSLDRLNGGHVMVAKRSHPDWFNGGLTAVVTGGSLSRRGQLQSAPGQTQQQPSKSPLTLNRWSETDDAQYDSDDDRDAYDSKAGDYVRDDEADDGSCPSCGSSAEASSF is encoded by the exons atCGAACGAGTTTCCGGAGACAACAATTACTTGCCTCTTCGAAATTCTCCATCGAGGGATTTGGATCGCTTCATCG AAAAATTTTGCGACGACGGCGACAACGAATGCAAAATACCGAGTGATATGATAGCTGCTGCGGTGGGGGTTACTCTGGACCGGTTGAACGGCGGTCACGCCATGATGACCAAACGGAGTAGTCTGGACCGGCTGAACCGCGGTCACGTCTTGGTGGCCAAGCGGGGTAGCCTGGACCGGTTGAACAGCGGCCACGTCATGGTGGCCAAACGGGATAGTCTGGACCGGTTGAACGGCGGCCACGTAATGGTGGCCAAACGGGATAGCCTGGACCGGTTGAACGGCGGTCACGTAATGGCGGCCAAACGGGATAGTCTGGACCGGTTGAACGGCGGTCACGTAATGGTGGCCAAACGTAGCCACCCGGATTGGTTCAACGGCGGTCTCACCGCTGTGGTCACGGGCGGTTCGTTGTCCCGCCGCGGACAGCTGCAGTCGGCTCCTGGACAAACGCAACAGCAGCCCTCCAAGTCTCCGCTGACGCTAAACCGGTGGTCGGAAACCGACGACGCGCAATACGACAGCGACGACGACCGCGACGCCTACGACTCGAAAGCCGGCGACTACGTGAGAGATGACGAGGCCGATGACGGTAGTTGTCCGAGCTGCGGTTCGTCGGCCGAGGCCTCCTCCTTTTAA
- the LOC113558651 gene encoding enkurin-like, with protein sequence MSKFQENIKHLIPKPKTPIVKPPMYRSIYTESIRRAYKSNNNCHKTMGYAEVELDPPSQFLKKHTRKEMRPFVEINKTKCCARKLIQRPCDGAASNVSKKLPTKTRKNIRQTNIIDVIRRVPPPPKHRVQDTRNGHIIVLNEAGLEPTYVSKKNYGKIPSYIVKMYKEKEMAQLMETERKRAVKPSLRYLPEAERNELLNGLKTNWAELHKEFLLLPMLTDTVPKMKRKTMLEKQLNNLEKDIDLLERNPSIYVCQDV encoded by the exons ATGAGTAAATTCcaggaaaatattaaacacttgATCCCAAAACCAAAAACACCCATCGTCAAACCGCCGATGTACCGCTCAATTTACACGGAGTCTATAAGGAGGGCATAtaagtcaaataataattgtcacaAAACTATGGGCTATGCTGAAGTTGAACTCGATCCACCGTCACAGTTTCTAAAAAAACACACCAGAAAAGAGATGAGACCATTTGTTG aaataaataaaactaaatgctGTGCTAGAAAATTGATTCAGCGACCATGCGACGGCGCAGCATCAAATGTTTCCAAAAAACTACCAACAAAAACACGGAAAAACATTAGACAAACAAACATTATTGACGTTATAAGGAGGGTGCCACCGCCGCCAAAGCATCGGGTCCAGGACACTAGGAACGGACACATAATTGTTTTGAACGAAGCCGGTTTAGAGCCCACTTATGTGTCTAAGAAG AATTATGGAAAAATACCATCATATATCGTTAAAATGTACAAGGAAAAAGAAATGGCCCAACTGATGGAGACCGAGCGAAAGCGAGCTGTAAAACCGTCATTGCGCTATTTGCCCGAAGCAGAACGTAACGAATTATTGAAT GGACTGAAGACTAATTGGGCTGAACTTCACAAAGAGTTTTTACTGTTGCCAATGCTTACTGACACGGTACCAAAAATGAAAAGGAAAACCATGTTGGAAAAGCAACTGAATAACTTGGAGAAAGACATCGACCTATTAGAGAGAAACCCTTCTATCTATGTATGTCAAGATGTATAG
- the LOC113555839 gene encoding multidrug resistance protein 1A-like isoform X1, producing MPSETYTVDQDAFKSKFNINKIHQKHEFSEEIELPSIINASIHSGLSNSTLNLNNRSTVKSECKSVSEVKFGLLRIFRYADIWDMILMILGIIMSLATGASLPILAMIFGDMTNTFIRQTNALNPITATTPDYGVLRSAVSNETTTQFDSIPPLTPEEFDSYMTQFALYYLYIGIAVLLSAYIQTWCWEMACERQVYRLRNVFFAQIIRQDITWFDTNQSSDLTSKLFDDLERIREGISSKFSMLTQYVSTFISGLLVGFYISPKLTGIVLLVGPIIIGIMSYLSLNASKACHREQIKYAEAGSIAEEIFTSIRTVAAFGLEKQGISRYIAALRKGRNIATKRYRVFSIGLGTVFMLMYIGYGVAFYYGANLISIGEATPGTVFTVFFSVMAGSFSIGNSLPYLNSVSTAIGVARNLYGIIDRVPKIDSYSKNGLKPRKVIGKIEVQNVNFRYPSRPAVKVLNNLNFTTKPGQTVALVGSSGAGKSTIVGLLLRFYDPEAGQIYLDSIKLTDLNVHWLRDQIGVVSQEPILFGVSIADNIRYGREDITNDELIEAAIQANAHDFIKELPNGYNTYVGDRGCQLSGGQKQRISIARALVRDPKILLLDEATSALDSQSEGIVQDALDRVMKGRTTIIVAHRLSTIKNADVIHAMKNGKIYESGTHTELMNKKGLYYKLVVTQTNTCNKDKEEIVLREEDKTDDYENCEEILEDSSICVDDNLKEITDIPEELQKLNKVRKMSIIQFHNNCVEKNSKYCMWKLIKFNSPEWAFLLFGCIGCIINGGLVPIYAYFYGQVFESLTLKGEQLKRESRFWSLMFVVLGIMAGLTIVCQTWLLTFASEKLMMRLRAMAFTNILRQSVGWFDNKDSNPGCLTTKLARDAPIVKAAGGMRAGQVMSSAVTLIIAVCIAIIYGWKLAIVLGLAVPLIICAGYQQQMGLRKNQRRDAKFMDEAGRIATESVQNVRTVQSLGIEEKFVELYHKSLRIPNKEAKKQAYVYAALFALSQSITYVLYSVAFKYGSYLVLQGEMTPSAVYRVFFALSFSAHSVGHTMAFLQDYAKAKHSASLIFQLIEKPTEIDSQSNDGEKPEIIGKISFKDVSFSYPSRKTKKVLNHMDFTVEPGKTLALVGESGCGKSTVISLLERFYNPSFGVIEVDDKDIRTINIKHLRNNIGLVTQEPVLFDCTIRENISYGVSCNDVPFDAIVEAAKKANAHNFIMNLPQGYDTITGERGTQLSGGQKQRIAIARALVRNPKILLLDEATSALDTESEKIVQEALDEARKGRTCITIAHRLSTIQSADDIAVVWRGQITELGSHEELQKLKGCYYELVKRQQL from the exons ATGCCGTCAGAAACCTATACAGTGGATCAAGATGCcttcaaaagtaaatttaacatcaataaaatacatcag AAACACGAATTCAGTGAAGAAATTGAGTTGCCATCAATCATAAACGCATCGATCCACTCAGGATTATCGAACTCCACGCTAAATCTGAATAATAG atcCACTGTCAAATCAGAATGCAAATCCGTATCGGAAGTCAAGTTTGGCCTCTTGCGTATT TTCCGATACGCAGATATTTGGGATATGATATTGATGATATTGGGTATCATAATGTCTTTGGCTACTGGTGCTAGCTTACCCATTTTGGCAATGATTTTCGGTGATATgacaaatacatttatcagaCAAACTAATGCG ctAAATCCCATTACAGCAACAACACCGGATTATGGCGTCCTCCGCTCGGCTGTATCAAACGA GACAACTACACAGTTTGATTCTATTCCACCACTCACTCCCGAAGAGTTTGATAGTTACATGACGCAATTTGCgctttactatttatacattggTATTGCCGTATTGTTATCTGCATACATACAG ACATGGTGCTGGGAGATGGCATGTGAAAGACAAGTTTACAGACTTCGCAATGTGTTTTTCGCGCAGATTATAAGACAAGACATAACTTGGTTCGATACTAATCAGAGCAGTGATCTTACATCAAAACTATTCGA TGATTTAGAACGAATTCGAGAAGGTATAAGTAGCAAGTTTAGCATGCTCACGCAGTACGTATCTACATTTATTTCTGGTCTGCTAGTTGGTTTCTATATAAGTCCTAAACTAACAGGGATCGTGCTCCTCGTTGGACCTATAATTATAGGAATCATGAGTTATCTGAGTCTG aatGCGTCCAAAGCTTGTCATAgagaacaaataaaatacgcaGAAGCCGGATCGATTGCCGAAGAAATATTTACTTCCATTAGAACAGTAGCTGCGTTCGGATTAGAAAAACAAGGAATCTCACG GTATATTGCAGCGTTAAGAAAAGGACGTAACATTGCAACTAAAAGGTATAGGGTTTTCTCTATAGGACTTGGTACCGTATTCATGTTGATGTACATAGGTTATGGAGTTGCGTTTTACTACGGAGCTAATTTGATTTCAATCGGTGAAGCTACACCTGGCACAGtttttact GTTTTCTTTAGCGTGATGGCAGGATCATTTTCTATTGGTAACTCTCTACCGTATTTAAATTCAGTTAGTACAGCCATCGGGGTGGCAAGAAATTTGTACGGTATTATCGACAGAGTTCCAAAAATTGATTCTTATTCAAAAAACGGATTAAAACCGAGAAAGGTTATCGGTAAAATTGAAGTTCAAAACGTAAATTTTAGATATCCATCGAGACCAGCAGTAAAA gtactaaataatttaaattttacaaccaAACCCGGTCAAACAGTTGCATTAGTAGGTTCAAGTGGTGCTGGTAAAAGTACTATTGTAGGTCTACTTTTACGATTCTATGACCCAGAAGCTGGACAA atttatttagattctattaaattaaccGACCTTAATGTTCATTGGCTACGAGATCAAATCGGGGTTGTATCTCAAGAACCTATTCTTTTCGGAGTGTCAATAGCTGATAATATTCGATATGGCCGAGAAGATATAACGAATGATGAACTTATTGAAGCCGCTATTCAAGCTAATGCTCacgattttataaaagaattgCCAAAC ggCTATAACACGTATGTTGGCGATAGAGGTTGTCAACTATCTGGTGGACAAAAGCAACGGATCTCAATAGCAAGGGCATTAGTTAGGGATCCAAAAATACTTTTGTTGGATGAAGCAACGTCAGCGTTAGACTCTCAGAGTGAAGGAATTGTTCAAGATGCATTGGATCGAGTAATGAAAGGTAGAACAACTATTATTGTAGCTCATAGACTCTCAACAATTAAGAATGCGGATGTCATACATGCAATgaag aacgGTAAAATTTACGAATCTGGAACACATActgaattaatgaataaaaaaggtTTGTACTATAAATTAGTGGTGACTCAAACCAATACATGTAACAAGGACAAAGAAGAAATAGTTTTGag aGAGGAAGATAAAACTGATGATTATGAAAATTGTGAAGAAATACTTGAAGATTCTTCAATATGTGTAGAtgacaatttaaaagaaatt ACTGATATTCCCGAGGAGTTGCAGAAACTTAACAAAGTTAGAAAAATGAGCAtcatacaatttcataataattgtgtg gaaaaaaattccaaatattgtatgtggaaattaattaaatttaactcacCGGAATGggcgtttttattatttggttgTATCGGTTGTATCATCAACGGTGGTTTAGTTCctatttatgcatatttttatggaCAAGTGTTTGAG TCTTTAACACTGAAAGGCGAACAATTGAAAAGAGAATCACGATTTTGGTCTTTAATGTTTGTCGTACTTGGAATAATGGCTGGTTTGACCATAGTATGTCAA ACGTGGCTACTAACATTCGCTTCGGAGAAACTAATGATGCGTCTCCGAGCTATGGCATTCACCAATATACTCAGGCAATCTGTTGGATGGTTCGACAATAAAGACTCGAATCCAGGGTGTTTAACCACGAAATTAGCAAGAGATGCTCCAATAGTGAAAGCG gcTGGTGGAATGCGTGCCGGTCAAGTGATGTCATCGGCTGTAACGCTCATCATAGCTGTTTGCATAGCAATAATTTATGGATGGAAACTAGCTATAGTGCTTGGCCTCGCTGTCCCATTGATAATATGCGCCGGATACCAACAACAAATGGGTCTCAGAAAAAACCAACGAAGAGACGCGAAATTTATGGATGAAGCGGGaaga attgcaACCGAAAGTGTACAGAACGTGCGTACAGTGCAATCGTTAGGAATAGAGGAAAAGTTTGTTGAGCTCTATCATAAAAGCTTAAGAATTCCaaacaa agaaGCAAAAAAACAAGCATACGTATATGCGGCTTTATTTGCTCTGTCACAATCGATTACATATGTACTATATTCAGTCGCTTTCAAGTATGGATCATATTTAGTACTTCAAGGAGAAATGACACCTTCCgctgtatatag GGTTTTTTTCGCACTGTCATTTTCCGCCCATTCCGTCGGTCATACAATGGCGTTCCTACAAGATTATGCTAAAGCGAAACATTCTGCTTCCCTTATATTTCAACTAATTGAAAAACCAACGGAAATTGATAGTCAATCGAACGATGGGGAAAAACCG gaaataataggtaaaatatcatttaaagaCGTTAGTTTTTCATATCCGTCTAGAAAAACAAAGAAAGTCCTTAATCACATGGATTTCACGGTGGAACCAGGAAAAACATTAGCATTAGTCGGTGAATCAGGTTGTGGAAAAAGTACAGTTATTTCACTTCTTGAGAGATTTTATAATCCTTCTTTCGGTGTCATC gaAGTAGATGACAAAGACATCCGGacaataaatatcaaacatttgCGAAATAACATTGGTCTAGTTACTCAGGAACCCGTGTTGTTTGACTGTACCATCAGAGAAAATATCAGTTATGGTGTATCTTGTAATGACGTACCATTTGATGCAATAGTTGAAGCTGCGAAAAAAGCGAATGCGcataattttatcatgaatTTACCACAA GGTTATGACACAATAACTGGTGAGAGAGGTACACAGCTGTCTGGTGGTCAAAAACAAAGAATTGCTATAGCTAGAGCATTGGTAAGAAATCCTAAAATACTTTTGTTAGATGAAGCGACTTCAGCATTGGACACAGAAAGTGAAAaa attgttCAAGAAGCTTTAGATGAAGCTAGGAAAGGTAGGACATGTATTACAATCGCTCATCGTTTGTCAACAATCCAATCAGCAGATGACATTGCTGTAGTTTGGCGAGGGCAAATCACCGAACTTGGTTCTCACGaagaattacaaaaattaaagggATGTTACTATGAATTAGTGAAACGGCAACAgttgtaa
- the LOC113555839 gene encoding multidrug resistance protein 1A-like isoform X2, translating into MPSETYTVDQDAFKSKFNINKIHQKHEFSEEIELPSIINASIHSGLSNSTLNLNNRSTVKSECKSVSEVKFGLLRIFRYADIWDMILMILGIIMSLATGASLPILAMIFGDMTNTFIRQTNALNPITATTPDYGVLRSAVSNETTTQFDSIPPLTPEEFDSYMTQFALYYLYIGIAVLLSAYIQTWCWEMACERQVYRLRNVFFAQIIRQDITWFDTNQSSDLTSKLFDDLERIREGISSKFSMLTQYVSTFISGLLVGFYISPKLTGIVLLVGPIIIGIMSYLSLNASKACHREQIKYAEAGSIAEEIFTSIRTVAAFGLEKQGISRYIAALRKGRNIATKRYRVFSIGLGTVFMLMYIGYGVAFYYGANLISIGEATPGTVFTVFFSVMAGSFSIGNSLPYLNSVSTAIGVARNLYGIIDRVPKIDSYSKNGLKPRKVIGKIEVQNVNFRYPSRPAVKVLNNLNFTTKPGQTVALVGSSGAGKSTIVGLLLRFYDPEAGQIYLDSIKLTDLNVHWLRDQIGVVSQEPILFGVSIADNIRYGREDITNDELIEAAIQANAHDFIKELPNGYNTYVGDRGCQLSGGQKQRISIARALVRDPKILLLDEATSALDSQSEGIVQDALDRVMKGRTTIIVAHRLSTIKNADVIHAMKNGKIYESGTHTELMNKKGLYYKLVVTQTNTCNKDKEEIVLREEDKTDDYENCEEILEDSSICVDDNLKEIEKNSKYCMWKLIKFNSPEWAFLLFGCIGCIINGGLVPIYAYFYGQVFESLTLKGEQLKRESRFWSLMFVVLGIMAGLTIVCQTWLLTFASEKLMMRLRAMAFTNILRQSVGWFDNKDSNPGCLTTKLARDAPIVKAAGGMRAGQVMSSAVTLIIAVCIAIIYGWKLAIVLGLAVPLIICAGYQQQMGLRKNQRRDAKFMDEAGRIATESVQNVRTVQSLGIEEKFVELYHKSLRIPNKEAKKQAYVYAALFALSQSITYVLYSVAFKYGSYLVLQGEMTPSAVYRVFFALSFSAHSVGHTMAFLQDYAKAKHSASLIFQLIEKPTEIDSQSNDGEKPEIIGKISFKDVSFSYPSRKTKKVLNHMDFTVEPGKTLALVGESGCGKSTVISLLERFYNPSFGVIEVDDKDIRTINIKHLRNNIGLVTQEPVLFDCTIRENISYGVSCNDVPFDAIVEAAKKANAHNFIMNLPQGYDTITGERGTQLSGGQKQRIAIARALVRNPKILLLDEATSALDTESEKIVQEALDEARKGRTCITIAHRLSTIQSADDIAVVWRGQITELGSHEELQKLKGCYYELVKRQQL; encoded by the exons ATGCCGTCAGAAACCTATACAGTGGATCAAGATGCcttcaaaagtaaatttaacatcaataaaatacatcag AAACACGAATTCAGTGAAGAAATTGAGTTGCCATCAATCATAAACGCATCGATCCACTCAGGATTATCGAACTCCACGCTAAATCTGAATAATAG atcCACTGTCAAATCAGAATGCAAATCCGTATCGGAAGTCAAGTTTGGCCTCTTGCGTATT TTCCGATACGCAGATATTTGGGATATGATATTGATGATATTGGGTATCATAATGTCTTTGGCTACTGGTGCTAGCTTACCCATTTTGGCAATGATTTTCGGTGATATgacaaatacatttatcagaCAAACTAATGCG ctAAATCCCATTACAGCAACAACACCGGATTATGGCGTCCTCCGCTCGGCTGTATCAAACGA GACAACTACACAGTTTGATTCTATTCCACCACTCACTCCCGAAGAGTTTGATAGTTACATGACGCAATTTGCgctttactatttatacattggTATTGCCGTATTGTTATCTGCATACATACAG ACATGGTGCTGGGAGATGGCATGTGAAAGACAAGTTTACAGACTTCGCAATGTGTTTTTCGCGCAGATTATAAGACAAGACATAACTTGGTTCGATACTAATCAGAGCAGTGATCTTACATCAAAACTATTCGA TGATTTAGAACGAATTCGAGAAGGTATAAGTAGCAAGTTTAGCATGCTCACGCAGTACGTATCTACATTTATTTCTGGTCTGCTAGTTGGTTTCTATATAAGTCCTAAACTAACAGGGATCGTGCTCCTCGTTGGACCTATAATTATAGGAATCATGAGTTATCTGAGTCTG aatGCGTCCAAAGCTTGTCATAgagaacaaataaaatacgcaGAAGCCGGATCGATTGCCGAAGAAATATTTACTTCCATTAGAACAGTAGCTGCGTTCGGATTAGAAAAACAAGGAATCTCACG GTATATTGCAGCGTTAAGAAAAGGACGTAACATTGCAACTAAAAGGTATAGGGTTTTCTCTATAGGACTTGGTACCGTATTCATGTTGATGTACATAGGTTATGGAGTTGCGTTTTACTACGGAGCTAATTTGATTTCAATCGGTGAAGCTACACCTGGCACAGtttttact GTTTTCTTTAGCGTGATGGCAGGATCATTTTCTATTGGTAACTCTCTACCGTATTTAAATTCAGTTAGTACAGCCATCGGGGTGGCAAGAAATTTGTACGGTATTATCGACAGAGTTCCAAAAATTGATTCTTATTCAAAAAACGGATTAAAACCGAGAAAGGTTATCGGTAAAATTGAAGTTCAAAACGTAAATTTTAGATATCCATCGAGACCAGCAGTAAAA gtactaaataatttaaattttacaaccaAACCCGGTCAAACAGTTGCATTAGTAGGTTCAAGTGGTGCTGGTAAAAGTACTATTGTAGGTCTACTTTTACGATTCTATGACCCAGAAGCTGGACAA atttatttagattctattaaattaaccGACCTTAATGTTCATTGGCTACGAGATCAAATCGGGGTTGTATCTCAAGAACCTATTCTTTTCGGAGTGTCAATAGCTGATAATATTCGATATGGCCGAGAAGATATAACGAATGATGAACTTATTGAAGCCGCTATTCAAGCTAATGCTCacgattttataaaagaattgCCAAAC ggCTATAACACGTATGTTGGCGATAGAGGTTGTCAACTATCTGGTGGACAAAAGCAACGGATCTCAATAGCAAGGGCATTAGTTAGGGATCCAAAAATACTTTTGTTGGATGAAGCAACGTCAGCGTTAGACTCTCAGAGTGAAGGAATTGTTCAAGATGCATTGGATCGAGTAATGAAAGGTAGAACAACTATTATTGTAGCTCATAGACTCTCAACAATTAAGAATGCGGATGTCATACATGCAATgaag aacgGTAAAATTTACGAATCTGGAACACATActgaattaatgaataaaaaaggtTTGTACTATAAATTAGTGGTGACTCAAACCAATACATGTAACAAGGACAAAGAAGAAATAGTTTTGag aGAGGAAGATAAAACTGATGATTATGAAAATTGTGAAGAAATACTTGAAGATTCTTCAATATGTGTAGAtgacaatttaaaagaaatt gaaaaaaattccaaatattgtatgtggaaattaattaaatttaactcacCGGAATGggcgtttttattatttggttgTATCGGTTGTATCATCAACGGTGGTTTAGTTCctatttatgcatatttttatggaCAAGTGTTTGAG TCTTTAACACTGAAAGGCGAACAATTGAAAAGAGAATCACGATTTTGGTCTTTAATGTTTGTCGTACTTGGAATAATGGCTGGTTTGACCATAGTATGTCAA ACGTGGCTACTAACATTCGCTTCGGAGAAACTAATGATGCGTCTCCGAGCTATGGCATTCACCAATATACTCAGGCAATCTGTTGGATGGTTCGACAATAAAGACTCGAATCCAGGGTGTTTAACCACGAAATTAGCAAGAGATGCTCCAATAGTGAAAGCG gcTGGTGGAATGCGTGCCGGTCAAGTGATGTCATCGGCTGTAACGCTCATCATAGCTGTTTGCATAGCAATAATTTATGGATGGAAACTAGCTATAGTGCTTGGCCTCGCTGTCCCATTGATAATATGCGCCGGATACCAACAACAAATGGGTCTCAGAAAAAACCAACGAAGAGACGCGAAATTTATGGATGAAGCGGGaaga attgcaACCGAAAGTGTACAGAACGTGCGTACAGTGCAATCGTTAGGAATAGAGGAAAAGTTTGTTGAGCTCTATCATAAAAGCTTAAGAATTCCaaacaa agaaGCAAAAAAACAAGCATACGTATATGCGGCTTTATTTGCTCTGTCACAATCGATTACATATGTACTATATTCAGTCGCTTTCAAGTATGGATCATATTTAGTACTTCAAGGAGAAATGACACCTTCCgctgtatatag GGTTTTTTTCGCACTGTCATTTTCCGCCCATTCCGTCGGTCATACAATGGCGTTCCTACAAGATTATGCTAAAGCGAAACATTCTGCTTCCCTTATATTTCAACTAATTGAAAAACCAACGGAAATTGATAGTCAATCGAACGATGGGGAAAAACCG gaaataataggtaaaatatcatttaaagaCGTTAGTTTTTCATATCCGTCTAGAAAAACAAAGAAAGTCCTTAATCACATGGATTTCACGGTGGAACCAGGAAAAACATTAGCATTAGTCGGTGAATCAGGTTGTGGAAAAAGTACAGTTATTTCACTTCTTGAGAGATTTTATAATCCTTCTTTCGGTGTCATC gaAGTAGATGACAAAGACATCCGGacaataaatatcaaacatttgCGAAATAACATTGGTCTAGTTACTCAGGAACCCGTGTTGTTTGACTGTACCATCAGAGAAAATATCAGTTATGGTGTATCTTGTAATGACGTACCATTTGATGCAATAGTTGAAGCTGCGAAAAAAGCGAATGCGcataattttatcatgaatTTACCACAA GGTTATGACACAATAACTGGTGAGAGAGGTACACAGCTGTCTGGTGGTCAAAAACAAAGAATTGCTATAGCTAGAGCATTGGTAAGAAATCCTAAAATACTTTTGTTAGATGAAGCGACTTCAGCATTGGACACAGAAAGTGAAAaa attgttCAAGAAGCTTTAGATGAAGCTAGGAAAGGTAGGACATGTATTACAATCGCTCATCGTTTGTCAACAATCCAATCAGCAGATGACATTGCTGTAGTTTGGCGAGGGCAAATCACCGAACTTGGTTCTCACGaagaattacaaaaattaaagggATGTTACTATGAATTAGTGAAACGGCAACAgttgtaa